The proteins below come from a single Vitis vinifera cultivar Pinot Noir 40024 chromosome 9, ASM3070453v1 genomic window:
- the HT14 gene encoding sugar transport protein 8 produces MTKIEKVGSFESKITVYVVVCWVLAACGGLMFGYDIGISGGVTAMDDFLIKFFPAVYQRKLRAKEDNYCKYDNQYLQLFTSSLYLAALVSSFAASKMCSKLGRKPTIFVASAFFLCGSLLSAAAQRIWMIILARVLLGVGVGFGNEAVPLFLSEIAPVQHRGAVNILFQLFITIGILFANLVNYGASKIHPWGWRLSLGLASLPAAFLFVGSVVIIETPASLVERNQESQGRSTLKKIRGVEDVDAEFEQIKMACEAAREVKDPFKRLMKRSSMPPLIIGVMMQVFQQFTGINAIMFYAPVLFQTVGFKNDASLLSSVITGLVNVFSTLVSIYGVDRVGRRKLLLQACVQMFISQTAIGAILLVHLKGSNSLDEGLAGLVVVLVCLFVMSFAWSWGPLGWLIPSETFPLEIRTSGFACAVSSNMLFTFIIAQAFLSMMCHMRAFIFFFFAAWIVAMGLFVLFLLPETKNVPIDAMVERVWKQHPVWKRFMDDYDGKEDVKNVGMII; encoded by the exons ATGACAAAGATCGAAAAGGTTGGTAGCTTTGAATCGAAAATCACCGTTTATGTGGTAGTTTGTTGGGTTCTAGCGGCCTGTGGAGGTCTGATGTTCGGCTACGACATCGGAATTTCAG GTGGAGTGACGGCCATGGATGACTTCCTCATCAAGTTCTTTCCGGCCGTTTATCAAAGAAAGCTTCGTGCGAAGGAAGACAACTACTGCAAGTATGACAATCAATACCTTCAGCTTTTCACATCTTCACTCTATCTTGCTGCTCTCGTTTCCAGCTTTGCTGCCTCAAAGATGTGCTCCAAATTGGGTCGAAAGCCCACGATTTTCGTGGCATCTGCCTTTTTCTTGTGTGGCAGTCTCTTGAGCGCGGCCGCTCAACGAATTTGGATGATCATCCTTGCCAGGGTTCTTCTAGGTGTTGGGGTTGGGTTTGGCAATGAG gCTGTTCCTCTATTTTTGTCGGAGATTGCACCAGTCCAGCATCGAGGAGCTGTAAACATTCTCTTCCAACTCTTCATTACAATAGGGATTTTGTTCGCAAATTTGGTAAACTATGGCGCGTCCAAGATTCATCCATGGGGATGGAGACTGTCTTTAGGCCTTGCATCCCTTCCGGCTGCCTTCCTATTTGTAGGCTCTGTGGTCATCATTGAAACACCGGCGAGCCTGGTCGAGCGTAATCAAGAATCTCAAGGGCGATCAACGCTTAAGAAGATAAGGGGAGTAGAAGATGTTGATGCGGAGTTTGAACAGATTAAAATGGCTTGCGAGGCAGCACGAGAGGTCAAGGATCCATTCAAGAGACTCATGAAGCGCTCTAGCATGCCCCCATTAATCATTGGCGTTATGATGCAAGTGTTTCAGCAGTTTACGGGGATCAATGCTATCATGTTTTATGCACCGGTTTTGTTTCAGACCGTCGGGTTTAAGAATGACGCATCTTTGTTGTCCTCTGTCATCACCGGACTTGTGAATGTTTTCAGCACGTTGGTCTCGATCTATGGTGTTGACAGGGTCGGGAGGAGGAAACTGCTTCTCCAAGCTTGCGTCCAGATGTTCATAAGCCAG ACTGCAATTGGAGCAATCCTACTAGTTCACTTGAAAGGTTCGAACTCTCTGGACGAAGGACTAGCAGGGCTTGTGGTGGTGCTAGTGTGTTTGTTTGTTATGTCCTTTGCATGGTCATGGGGTCCTCTTGGTTGGTTGATACCCAGCGAAACTTTTCCTCTGGAGATAAGAACTTCCGGGTTTGCATGTGCAGTGAGCTCCAACATGCTCTTCACCTTCATCATTGCTCAGGCATTCTTGTCGATGATGTGCCACATGCGtgccttcatatttttcttctttgctgCTTGGATAGTGGCCATGGGGTTGTTCGTGTTATTCCTGTTGCCCGAGACAAAGAATGTGCCGATTGATGCCATGGTTGAGAGGGTGTGGAAGCAGCACCCGGTCTGGAAGAGATTCATGGATGATTATGACGGTAAAGAAGACGTAAAAAATGTTGGGATGATCATATGA